The Candidatus Polarisedimenticolia bacterium genome window below encodes:
- a CDS encoding Fic family protein, translating to MPNPLPPQLDLDRSHVLRLSEAERAIGRLAGVGATLPNPYLLIHPFIRREAVLSSRIEGTQASLSDLFFFEAAPSLPARATDVREVANYVRAMEAALAPNRELPLSLRLIREMHRILMTGVRESHLTPGEFRRSQNWIGPAGSKLNDAIIVPPPVADMHAALDALERYLYAESDLPVLVRLAMIHYQFEAIHPFLDGNGRIGRLLVSLLLCEWKVLPSPLLYLSAFFERHRQDYYRLLLAVSQKGQWESWVQFFLSGVLEQSLDAIQRAARLRALRDEYQAGLQQARSSALLLKLVDGLFHHPAITVPGAARQLKVTQRAASQNIGKLVRAGILTEATGRPRNRIFVADGIIRAIDEDLSTADKDAS from the coding sequence GTGCCAAACCCCCTCCCGCCGCAGCTCGATCTCGACCGATCCCATGTCCTTCGACTCTCTGAAGCGGAGCGGGCGATCGGGCGCCTGGCCGGCGTCGGCGCAACCCTTCCAAACCCCTACCTGCTGATCCATCCGTTCATCCGGCGCGAGGCCGTCCTGTCGAGCCGGATCGAGGGGACCCAGGCCTCACTCTCGGATCTCTTCTTCTTCGAGGCAGCCCCGTCCCTGCCCGCCAGGGCGACCGACGTTCGAGAGGTCGCCAATTACGTCAGGGCGATGGAGGCGGCTCTCGCCCCGAATCGCGAGCTGCCCCTCAGCCTGAGGCTCATTCGCGAAATGCACCGCATCCTCATGACGGGAGTGCGCGAGTCGCACCTGACACCGGGCGAGTTCCGTCGATCCCAGAACTGGATTGGGCCGGCCGGGAGCAAGCTGAACGACGCCATCATCGTCCCTCCGCCGGTCGCCGATATGCATGCAGCGCTCGACGCTCTCGAAAGGTACCTGTACGCTGAGAGCGACCTGCCGGTGCTGGTTCGTCTCGCGATGATTCACTACCAGTTCGAGGCGATTCATCCCTTCCTCGACGGCAACGGCAGGATCGGACGCCTGCTCGTCAGCCTGCTGCTCTGCGAGTGGAAAGTCCTTCCTTCGCCGCTTCTGTATCTGAGCGCGTTCTTCGAGCGGCACCGGCAGGACTATTATCGCCTCCTGCTCGCCGTCAGCCAGAAGGGTCAATGGGAGTCCTGGGTGCAGTTCTTCCTGTCGGGGGTCCTCGAACAATCGCTCGATGCGATCCAGCGTGCGGCCCGGTTGCGTGCGCTTCGCGATGAGTATCAGGCCGGCCTTCAGCAAGCCCGCTCGTCGGCACTGCTCCTCAAACTGGTCGACGGGCTGTTCCATCACCCTGCCATCACGGTGCCCGGAGCAGCCAGGCAGCTGAAAGTGACGCAGCGGGCGGCCTCCCAGAACATCGGCAAGCTGGTGCGCGCCGGAATTCTCACCGAGGCCACGGGACGACCCCGCAACAGGATCTTTGTCGCCGATGGCATCATCCGTGCCATAGACGAGGACCTTTCCACGGCGGACAAGGACGCCTCGTGA